The following coding sequences lie in one Brevibacterium marinum genomic window:
- the alaS gene encoding alanine--tRNA ligase yields MKTAEIKQRWLDYFEANGHAVVPSASVISSDPSILFNIAGMVQFIPYLTGREPAPFNRATSVQKCVRTGDIEEVGQTTRHGTFFQMNGNFSFGDYFKREAIRFAWGLLTNAVADGGFGFDKDRLWATVHADDIETIDLWLEETTVPRERIQPRGNEDNFWHTGQPGPGGYCSEIYFDRGPEYGVDGGPVADEDRYIEIWNLVFMEFELSEVRSKVDFDIAGELPAKNIDTGMGLERVAFLLQGVENMYEIDEVFPVIAAASRLSGHTYGVDHEPDVQMRVVADHVRSSLIIIGDGVRPGNEGRGYILRRLLRRAVRAMRLLGVKDEVLPELLPVSMEAMKLSYPELEVEFDRISRIAYAEEKAFLRTLESGTQLFQNAADSLSGSDSTISGDVAFALHDTHGFPIDLTLEMASEQGVHVDEEGFRTLMDEQRTRAKADAKAKKGGGHTDLSAYSALLEDGTSEFVGYDRLEADSRVRGIVVDGLAQEVLTPGQSADLILDLTPFYAEAGGQRADIGLIKGHGFTARVLDVQNPVKGLPAHRVEVIDGEIRVGAEVLAVVDHDHRFQGSQAHTATHLVHAALREILGTHAVQAGSMNQPGYMRFDYSFPEAPSQQMRAEIEDVANLAVRSNYEVGTEYLPFEDARKSGAMALFGEKYPNVVRVVDIGGPFSRELCGGTHVGASSEVGPISVLSEASVGSGVRRIEAAVGMDAFRSLAAERTIVSSLSDMLKVPGTDVRERVAELMGKLKDAEKEIARLNSQQLLASAGKFLDSAETVGSTLFVVAELGDVSNAGDIRTVVTDLRARVSERSAVVLGIGTSNGKPVVVVATTAASREDGRQAGKLVSLACGELGGGGGGKPDLAQGGGSDAAAIPAAIAAVKAALQ; encoded by the coding sequence ATGAAGACGGCAGAGATCAAACAGCGCTGGTTGGACTACTTCGAAGCGAATGGGCACGCGGTCGTCCCCTCGGCGTCGGTGATCAGCTCGGATCCATCGATTCTGTTCAACATCGCCGGGATGGTCCAGTTCATCCCGTATCTCACCGGACGGGAGCCCGCCCCGTTCAACCGTGCCACGAGCGTGCAGAAGTGCGTGCGCACCGGTGACATCGAAGAGGTCGGCCAAACCACACGCCATGGCACGTTCTTCCAGATGAACGGTAATTTCTCCTTCGGCGACTACTTCAAACGCGAAGCCATCCGCTTCGCCTGGGGCCTGCTCACGAACGCCGTCGCCGACGGCGGATTCGGCTTCGACAAGGACCGGCTGTGGGCGACCGTCCACGCCGACGACATCGAGACGATCGACCTGTGGCTCGAGGAGACCACTGTTCCGCGCGAGCGCATCCAGCCGCGCGGCAATGAGGACAACTTCTGGCATACGGGGCAGCCAGGCCCCGGCGGCTACTGCTCCGAGATCTACTTCGATCGCGGCCCCGAGTACGGCGTCGACGGGGGGCCCGTGGCCGATGAGGACCGCTATATCGAGATCTGGAACCTCGTGTTCATGGAATTCGAACTCAGCGAGGTCCGGTCCAAGGTCGACTTCGACATCGCCGGTGAGCTTCCCGCGAAGAACATCGACACCGGCATGGGCCTCGAACGTGTCGCGTTCCTGCTCCAGGGCGTCGAGAACATGTACGAGATCGACGAGGTGTTCCCCGTCATCGCCGCCGCCAGCCGACTCTCGGGACACACATATGGCGTCGATCATGAGCCGGATGTGCAGATGCGCGTCGTCGCCGATCACGTCCGCTCCTCGCTCATCATCATCGGCGACGGAGTCAGGCCCGGAAACGAAGGCCGCGGCTACATCCTCCGTCGCCTGCTGCGCCGGGCCGTGCGCGCGATGCGCCTCCTCGGCGTCAAGGACGAGGTCCTGCCGGAGCTGCTGCCCGTGTCCATGGAGGCCATGAAGCTGTCCTACCCCGAGCTGGAAGTGGAATTCGATCGCATCTCCCGCATCGCCTATGCCGAGGAGAAGGCCTTCCTGCGGACCCTGGAATCGGGCACGCAGCTGTTCCAGAACGCGGCCGACTCGCTGTCGGGTTCAGACAGCACCATCAGCGGCGACGTCGCCTTCGCCCTCCACGACACACACGGCTTCCCGATCGACCTCACGCTCGAAATGGCCTCCGAACAGGGCGTGCACGTCGACGAAGAGGGCTTCCGGACACTCATGGACGAGCAGCGCACGCGTGCCAAGGCCGATGCGAAGGCCAAGAAGGGCGGCGGACACACCGACCTCTCGGCCTATTCGGCGCTGCTCGAGGACGGAACATCCGAATTCGTCGGCTATGACAGGCTCGAAGCCGACTCCCGGGTGCGCGGAATCGTCGTCGACGGCCTCGCCCAGGAAGTCCTGACCCCAGGACAGAGTGCCGACCTCATCCTCGACCTGACCCCGTTCTACGCCGAGGCGGGCGGACAGCGCGCCGACATCGGACTCATCAAAGGCCATGGGTTCACCGCCCGTGTCCTCGACGTGCAGAACCCGGTCAAGGGCCTGCCCGCACATAGGGTCGAAGTCATCGACGGTGAGATCCGCGTCGGGGCAGAGGTCCTGGCCGTCGTCGACCACGACCACAGATTCCAAGGCTCACAGGCCCACACCGCCACCCACCTCGTCCATGCCGCGCTCCGGGAGATCCTCGGCACGCACGCCGTGCAGGCCGGATCGATGAACCAACCCGGCTACATGCGCTTCGACTATTCGTTCCCTGAGGCTCCGAGTCAGCAGATGCGCGCGGAGATCGAGGACGTCGCCAACCTCGCCGTGCGTTCGAACTATGAGGTCGGCACCGAATACCTGCCGTTCGAGGACGCCAGGAAGTCCGGCGCGATGGCGCTCTTCGGCGAGAAGTACCCGAACGTCGTGCGCGTCGTCGACATCGGCGGACCGTTCTCCCGTGAGCTCTGCGGCGGCACCCACGTCGGTGCGTCTTCGGAGGTCGGACCGATCTCCGTGCTCTCCGAAGCCTCCGTGGGGTCGGGAGTGCGCCGCATCGAAGCCGCCGTGGGCATGGACGCCTTCCGCTCCCTGGCCGCCGAACGCACCATCGTCTCCTCGCTCTCGGACATGCTCAAGGTGCCCGGGACCGATGTGAGAGAGCGCGTCGCCGAGCTGATGGGCAAGCTCAAGGACGCGGAGAAGGAGATCGCACGGTTGAACTCCCAGCAGCTGCTGGCCTCGGCGGGGAAGTTCCTCGACAGCGCCGAGACCGTGGGATCGACGCTGTTCGTCGTCGCCGAGCTCGGCGACGTGTCCAACGCAGGAGACATCCGCACGGTCGTGACCGACCTGCGGGCCCGCGTGTCCGAACGCTCCGCCGTGGTCCTGGGCATCGGAACCAGCAATGGAAAACCGGTCGTCGTGGTCGCCACGACCGCGGCCTCACGCGAGGACGGCCGCCAGGCCGGGAAACTCGTGTCCCTGGCCTGTGGCGAGCTCGGCGGCGGTGGC